GAGCATGATGAACAAGAGATTTAGAAGGAACGACAATTAAGGAGGCAAGCTTTTCAAACTAGAGGGCAAGGGACAAGTACTAATGTGCGAGGTGGCCACAAGGGAAATGGCAAGATGGAGCAACTCAATAAGCCTTTTTTATCTTCTTCAGATACGGAGCGACCTGTGTGTCCTAAGTGTGGCAAGCTACATAAAGGTGAGTGTTTGGTTGGTAGTGGTCGATGTTTCAGATGCAAGGAAATGGGGCACACAACACAGAAGTGTCCTCTTTCTTCGAATCAAGGAAGGGTTCCAGGAAGAATTTTTTCAATTACCAAAGAAAGTGCTAATCCTGATTCTTTAGTGATATCAGGTAATATTTTATTCTTCGAAAAGAAAGCACTTACATTAATTGATACTGGTGCGACACactcttttatgtctgaagtgTTCATgcattttttatcttttgaacCTACTATTATGACATTACACTTAAATATTGTGTTGCCCTCTGGAGATGAAATTTGTCCTACTAGTATCCTTAAGGCATGTCCTGTTCAAATGAGTACGAGATTATTGTTTGCTGATCTTATTGTTATTCtgatggttgcatttgatgtcatattgggtatggattggttatctgcTTATCATGCGATGATTGACTGTGTGGGCAAGACAGTGAAGTTTTAGCAGATGACCATGAGAATGATGTATTTGTTGGTCTAGGCTCTTTTTATATGAGTATTCCTATAATTTCTTGTCTACAAGCTACTAAATTGTTGCACAAAGGTTGTATTGGTTTTCTTACTTCAGTGTTGGATGTGCGCAAGGAAAGTAATATGCAATTACAGGATATTGATGTGGTTCAAGATTATCCTGacgtatttgcagatgatgtgcctggattaccacctgatcgagaggtggagtttgttattgatttaatttcagGTACAGCTCCAATCTCTAAGGCTCTGTACAAAATGGCTTCGACTAAGATGAAAGAACTGAAGAATCAATTACAGGAgctattagataaaggttttatccGGCCTAGTTCATTgccatggggagctccggttttaTT
This window of the Primulina tabacum isolate GXHZ01 chromosome 12, ASM2559414v2, whole genome shotgun sequence genome carries:
- the LOC142520218 gene encoding uncharacterized protein LOC142520218, producing MEQLNKPFLSSSDTERPVCPKCGKLHKGECLVGSGRCFRCKEMGHTTQKCPLSSNQGRVPGRIFSITKESANPDSLVISGNILFFEKKALTLIDTGATHSFMSEVFMHFLSFEPTIMTLHLNIVLPSGDEICPTSILKACPVQMSTRLLFADLIVILMVAFDVILGMDWLSAYHAMIDCVGKTVKF